The DNA window TTTTTCAGAGCCTCTTTTCCGTAGTATTCTTCTTCTCCAGTTTCTATATTAGTAATTCCCACTCTATAATCACATTTTGAATTAAAACAACTTTCATAATCAAAAGGATCTAATTTTTCAGGAATATCATAAAAAAGAAAGTCCATTCCAAAAAGAGAACCTGTTTTTAGATAACTCCAAAAACTTAAATATCTTTTGTCATCGATATAGTTTATATTTGTTCTCATTCCTCTTTCTTTCTGCCAAGAAACATAAGAAGCTCCATTTGTACAACCTGCTGACACACCTATAAGATAATCTGCACAATAATTTTTATTTATAAGAGAGTCCAATACACCTGCTGTATATACTCCTCTCATTCCTCCACCTTCAAGTACTAATCCTATCTTCATAATTTTCTCCTAAAAACTTTTAAACCTTATAATATATTTTACTACAAATTTATTTTTATAGTATACCATAATTTTTTTATTAAGAATAAGAAAGATTTAAAGAGTTTTTATAAAGTTTCTAAAATATCAACTACTTCTTCAATGGAAAGCTGTCCAAAAAACATTTTACTATCATTTATTATAATAGCTGGAACATTCACAAGGTCATATTTTATTTTAAAATCCTTGTGTGAAAATACATCTATAGCCTCTAGACTTATATTTTTATTCTCTACTACTATTCTTTGACAAGATTGAACAGTCTCTGCACATCTATGGCAATCTAAAGAGATTCCTATTTTTAGATCTAATTTTTTATCAATTTTTTTTATTCTTTCTATTATACTTTCATTTATTTTTTGACCTGGACCAGCTACATTATACATAGCCAGTATAAAAGAATTTAACTCTTGTCCAGTAGGTACTGCTGTGTATTTTATTCTTGAAAATTCTCTATTTTCATCAAGTATCACAACAGCTGGTAATTTTTCAAGATTAATTTCTTTATTTTTAAGTTCTAAACTTTCTTTTTCAAAAATTTTAACAAATATTTTTTCACTTGTTGAGGCGATATCTTGAACCATCTCTATCATATCTTGAGTTTCTTCTGATTCCTCTCCCTTTATTACAACAAGTTCTATCTTTTTTTCAAAAATCTTTGTTATATCTGCTAATTTACTTTTTAACTCATCGTCCAACATCATTTTTTATTTCTCCTTTGATTAAAGTTTTCCTATCAAATCAATTGTTGGCTTTAAACTTTCCTTACCTGGTTTCCATTTAGCTGGACAAACTTCTCCATTTTCTCTTACAAATTTAGCAGCTTGCAATTTTCTTAAAAGTTCGCTTGCCTCTCTACCAATCCCATTAGAATGAACTTCATAAGCTTGAACAACTCCCTCTGGATCAATGATAAAACTTCCTCTCAATGCAAGTCCCTCTTCTTCTATCATCACTTCAAACATTCTTGAAAGTTTCCCTGTTGGATCTGCTATCATTGGATATTGTACTTTTTTTACTCTTTCTGAAGAATCATGCCAAGCTTTATGAACATACTCTGTATCTGTTGATACTGAATATATTTCACAATTCTCTTTTTTAAAATCTTCATATAGATTAGCTAAATCTTCTAACTCTGTTGGACATACAAAAGTAAAATCTGCAGGATAAAATACAACTGCTGACCATTTTCCTCTCATATTCTCATCTGTTATATCTATAAATTGACCATTATGAAAAGCCTTAGCTTTAAAACTTTCTACTTTTTTACCTATTAATGACATACTTCCTCCTTCATTAACTTAAAATAAGTTTTAAATTGTAATCTTTACAATAAAATTATAGCACCTCTAATCTAATTTTTCAATTTATTTTTTTATTGCTTTTCAAGGATTTCTATCATCTCTTCTAAATTCATTTGTCCAAAATAAAGGTTTTTGTCGTTAACTACTATAGCAGGTACTCCAACAATATCATATTTTGTTTTAAACTCTTTATGAGTTATAACATCTATAACTTCTAAATCAATATTTTTATTTTTAGAAACTATAAATTGTGTAGCTCTAACTGTCTGAGGACATCTTGTACATTTTAAAGAAACACCTATTTTTACATTTATTTTTTTATCTAATTTATTTATTCTTTCTAATAAATTTTCTCTTACTTTTTCCTCTTCACCAACTATATTATTCATAGCTTGTAAAAAAGATTCCAATTCATGTTCAATAGGTATTGTTGAATATTTTATTCTTGCATATTTTCCATCTTTGTCTAATAAATAAAGAGCAGGTAATCTTACTAATGATATTTTATCTTTTAAATATTCATCATTAGCTTCATAAATTTTAAATTTTATTTTATTACTTATCTTACCAAGCTCCTCACTAACTTCTAAGATTTTTTTATTTTTTTCATCATCTTCAGATTTTACAAGGACAAGTTCAATCTCCTCTTTAAATTTATTTGTAGTTTCTTTTATAAGATTAAGCATCTCTTCAGAAAATACTCCTTGAGGTTTTTCTTCTATTTGTACTTCTTTTTTTATTTCAACATTACTATTATTTTTTATTTTATAATCATATAGACATTTCTCTACATCAGAGATAGCGATTGCTCCATCAGCTACCGCTGTAACAAGCTGTCTTAAATATTTTTGTCTAATATCTCCTACTGCATAAATCATATCAAGATTTGTTCTCATTCTTGTATCAGTTAAAATATATCCATCATCATCTAAATCTATTTTTCCTTTGTATAAGGCTGTTTTTGGTTCTTGCCCTACAAAAACAAAGACACCTATATTTTCTCCATCTTCTGAGCTATATTCTACCACTTCTCCAGTAATATTGTTTTTAGTTTTTATTTTTCTTGCAAGAGAATCTCCGCTTACTTCCAACACTTCACTATTAAAACTAACTTCTATCTTTGGATTTGTTAGAACTTTATCAGCTATAGACCTTGCACAAGTAAATTCTGGTTCTCTTGCTATTATATGAACTTTTTTTCCATATCTTGTTAAAAATAAAGCTTCTTGACAGGCTGCAAATCCAGCTCCAATAACAAAAATATCTCTATCTACAAAAAATTCTCCATCACAAGTAGCACAATAGCTTATTCCTTTACCTCTGTATTCTTCCTCACCTTTAAAATTAAGTTTTTTATGAACTAAACCAGATGCTATTATTACACTACGTCCTTCGTACACTCCTGATTGAGTAATAATTTTTTTTATATCTTGTGAAAAATTAACTTCTATTACTTCTGTTTGTACAAAACTAACTCCAAAACTTTTGGCTTGCTCTCTCATTGCTTTCATAAGCTCTGATCCTGAAATTTTTTTCATTCCTGGATAGTTTACAACTTCATCTGTTAAACTTATTTGACCACCAAGATTATCTTTTTCTATCATCAAAACATCTAATTTGGATCTTCCACCATAGATACCAGAAGTTAATCCAGCTGGTCCTCCACCTATAACGATAACATCATATATTTTAGCCATATTTTTCTCCTTTTATTAGTTAGTTTAAATAAAAAAATTCTTTCAGTAAATACTGAAAGAATTTTTGTAATGATTAAAAACTATAAAGTTATTATTGCATCTCCTGTATTTACTGAAGCGCCTTTTCCAGCGTTTACTGCTGTAACAACTCCTGATTTTGTAGAGAAAAGGTCTGTTTCCATTTTCATAGCTTCTATTACTGCTACTAAATCTCCTTCTTTTACAGTATCTCCTACTTTTACTTTAATATCTACTATTGTTCCAGGCATTGGAGCTTCTACTATTTCTCCTGTTGCTGCTGCTTTTGGTGCTGGAGCTGGAGTAGGTGCAGGCGCTGGAGCCACTGAAGCTGGTTTTGGAGCTACTGGTGCAGGTGCTGGAGCCGCTGCTACTGTTTGTTGTCCTCCTGCTGTTATTTCCTCTACCTCAACTTCGTAGACTTTTCCGTTTACATTTACTCTGTAAGCTTTTATCATTTGTGTCGATCCTCCTAATATATTTATTTTAAATATTTATTAATTAAAGTTTTTTTATGCTTCTAATTCTAAAATTAGAAAGGTCTTTTTCTCCTGCTGCTTCTACTGTTGCCATCATTGCTGCTACTTGCATTTCTGGTTCTGCTTCTAGTTTTTCTGCTGTTAATTTTTCTTTTTTAACAGTTGGTTTTTCTACTGTAGTAACTTGTTCTTCCTTTTTATCTGTTCCAAATAATTTTTTTAAAAAATCTAGCATATCTATTCACCACCATATTTTATAGGAATATATTTATTTCTTGTACTCTCTTAACTTTTGGATTATATTTATTTTCTAAGAATTTTCTAGCATTTTCTGGGAATAATGCATAACTTAGTACGTCTTCCATTGAATGTGCTAAACTTCCTATCTCTTGTCTATATTTTTCTAACTCTGGACCTATCTTATCTGCTGGTCTACAAGTTGTTGGAACTTCATTTCCTATTATTATTTTTTGCACTTCTGGATCTATCGGTGCTGGAGATTTTCCATATAATCCTCTTACATAGTCTTTTATCTCTTTTGGTACTACTTTATATCTTTGTTTCATCAACACATTAAATACTGCTTGTGTTCCTACCATTTGTGATAATGGAGTTACAAGTGGTGGGTATCCTAAATCTTTTCTTACTTTTGGTATCTCTCTTAATACTTCCTCATATTTATCCATTGCATTTTGACCTGATAATTGAGACATTAAGTTTGATAGCATTCCTCCAGGTACTTGATATATCAATGCTCTTGGTTCTGTTTCCATTACTTTTGGATTCATTATTCCATTTTTTCTATATTTATCTATTACACCTTTTAAGTAATCTGCTATCTCTCCTAATACTTCCATATTAAGTTTTGGATCTCTTTCTGTATCTTTTAAAATTTCTGCAAATACTTCTGTTGCTGGTTGTGATGTTCCTCCTGAGAATGGTGACATCGCTGTATCTATTATATCTACTCCAGCTTCTATTGCGTTTGCATAAAGAATTTGTGCAATTCCAGTTGTACAGTGAGTATGTAACTCAACTGGTAATTTTGTATTTTCTTTTATAGCTTTTATTAATTCATAACCTGTATCTGGTAGTAATATTCCTGCCATATCTTTTATACAGATTGAATCTACTCCCATCATTTCAAGTTCTTTTACTTTTTTTACATAATATTCTATTGTATGGACTTCACTTATTGTATAGGCTATACACCCTTGACAATGTCCCCCATATTTTTTTACAGAGCTTATTGTTGTTTCTAGGTTTCTAAAATCATTTAATGCATCAAAAGCTCTTATTATATCAATTCCGTTTTCTATTGATTTTTTTACAAATTCTTCCACTACATCATCTGCGTAATGTTTATATCCAAGTAAGTTTTGACCTCTTATTAGCATTTGTAATTTTGTCTTTTTTACTTTTGATCTGATAAGTCTTAGTCTTTCCCAAGGATCTTCATTTAAAAATCTTATACAAGAGTCAAATGTAGCTCCTCCCCAAACTTCCATTGAATAAAATCCCGCTTCATCCATTTTTTCAATTATCGGCATTATTTCTTCAGTTGTAAGTCTTGTTGCTATTAATGATTGAGAACCGTCTCTAAGAGATGTTTCTGTTATCTTCAATTGTGTCATTGGGCCACTCTCCTATACCTTCAGTCATTTTATTATTTTGGTTATATTTTAACACTTTATATCCATTTTTTCAACCATTTTTTACAAAACAATACTCATTAGTTATACTTTATTTGTTAATTATTTTGTTCCAAAAATTCTATCTCCACAATCTCCTAAACCAGGAATTATGTAGCATTTTTCATTTAATTTTTCATCTATTTTAGCTGTATAGATATTTACATCTGGGTGAGCTTCTTGAACTTTTGCTATTCCTTCTGGAGCTGATATTAAACACATGAAAGTTATATTTTTTACTCCTTCTCTTTTTAAATAATCGATAGCATAAATTGCTGATCCTCCAGTTGCTAACATTGGATCTACTAAGATTACTTTTCTTTCTTGGATATCTGTTGGAAGTTTACAATAATAGTAAACTGGTTTCATTGTTTCTTCATCTCTGTATACTCCGATATGTCCAACTTTTGCTGTTGGGATTAAAGAAAGTATTCCATCAACCATTCCAAGTCCAGCTCTTAATATTGGTACAACTGCAATAGCTTTATCTTTTAAAACATATCCTTTTGTTTTTTGGATAGGAGTTTCAACTTCTACTTCTTCTAATTCTAAATCTTTTGTTGTTTCGTATATCATAAGTTTTGCAATTTCATTTAGATTTTCTCTAAAAGTTTTTGTATCAGTATTTTTGTCTCTTAAGTAAGTTAATTTGTGTTCTATCAGTGGGTGTTTAATTTCTAATATTGCCATAAAATCCTCCTGTATTTTTTATTTTTTGTATTTAGTAAAAAAGCAGGACCACTGTCCTGCCTCTTCCTGCCTTATTTGTTAAGATTATATTTTTTGTTGAACTTGTCAACTCTTCCTGCTGTATCTAAGAATTTAGCCTTTCCTGTGTAGAATGGGTGGCATTTAGAACAAACAGCTACTTTAAGGTCTCCTTTTGCATAAGTTGATCTTGTTTCAAATTTTTCTCCACAAGTACATTCAACTGTAACAACTTTGTATTCTGGATGTAGATCCTTTTTCATTCATTTCACCTTCTTTCGATAATAAACTTATAAATTCACAAGAAATTTTATCATATTTTAAAGTTTTTTGCAAGTATTTTTTTATAAAGTAATTAAATCAAATAATTTTTCCTCTTTTTTTTTATTCAAATAAATGATAAAATATAATGTATTAAAAATTTTTATGAAAGGATTGAAATGGGCAAGAAATTTTACAGTTATTATATCCCAGAAACTGAAGAAATCGGAATAGTTGACAACTGGAAAGATTGTTTTAATAAAGTTTCTGGTACAAAAGCAAAATATAAATCTTTTTTAACGTATCAAGAGGCAAAAATGTGGCTTAATTATATGATTAGTCCTGACACAGCCCCTCTTCCGACACCGTTATTTTCCTCAAAGAAAAATCAAAAATTTTATGGTTGTTATTTTATTAAAGAGGAAAGTTATGAAATTTATAACACTTGGGAAGAATGTGCTAGAAGTGTAGAACAATTTAGATGTAGATATAAATCTTTTAAAACATATGAAGAGGCTGAGACATGGTGTAAAAATGGAGCGGTCTATGTAACAAAAGAAACTATCAAAAAAGAGCTTCCTGAGGGAATTTATTTTGATGCTGGCACTGGTAGAGGAAATGGTGTAGAATCAAAAGTAAGTTTTAAAGATGGAAAATCTATTTTACCTAAATTTTTTCCTGAAGAAAATATAAATGAATTTGGAAATCTTTTTTTAGGAACTTCAAAAACAAATAACTATGGAGAATTAAAAGCTCTTGATTTAGCTTTAGATGTAGCTTTAAAAGAAAATATTTTAAATATTTTTGGAGATAGTGCCCTTGTAATTGATTATTGGTCAAAAGGACATATTAAAAATGACATGGATTATGAAACTAAACTTTTATCAAAACAGGTTACCGAAAAAAGATTGGAATTTGAAAGTCTTGGCGGAACTATAACTAAAATTTCTGGTGATTACAATCCTGCTGACCTTGGTTTCCATAAATAAAGGAGGGTATTTTGGAATATATTTCAATTTTTTCAAAAAACCATATTTTTTATATTTTATTTTTTACTCTGTTTTATAGTGGACTTATTTATTCAAGAAAATTTTTGCCACAGAGAAAATTTGAAATAACAGTTGCTGTGGCTCTTAGCTTTGTAAAAATAATTACATATATGGGAAGGTATTTTATAAATCATGAGCCTTTGTATGCTCTTTGTCCTATTCATATTTGTAATGTATCTTTTATTTTAGCAGTTATATTTCTTATAAAACCAAACTTAAAAGGATTTCAGCTAGTATTTTATATGTCCCTTGGGGCATTAGCTGCTATTTTATTTCCAGAGGCAGTAAAAGTATTTCCAGATCCATTTGGAATTGCTTTCTTTATGGAACATTTCTTTATAATATTTATGATTTTTTATCAAATGATATATCTAAAATTTAAGCCTAACCTAAAAGGACTTTTTAATACTTTTATAGCTCTTAATATTTTAGCTGTGGTTGCTTATATTTTTAATAATCATTTTGGTACTAACTATATGTTTGTAAATCATAAGCCAGTATCTGCTTCACCTATTGATTATTTTGGTCCTTGGCCATTTTATATTTTAGTAGTTGAGTTTATTTTTATTGGACTTGGATTTATCTGCTATCTCATTTTCAGAGAGAAAAAACAAAAAACTTTTTAGTTTATTGACAAATAAAAAATTTTATGTTAATATTCAGTTGTTATATAACTGACGGAAAAAGTGGAAACAACCACATGAAGTATAACGATTATAATGCCGACCGTCTGGGCGAAAAAGCCTAGAAGTTCGGCTTTTTTTATTAAAAATTTTTAGGAGGTTCAAATGTCTAAATCTTTTTTAGGTCCGTCAGAAATAACTTCTGCTGTTATTGCTATGGGAATATCTCGTGGAAATGAGAAGAATATTTTTAAAACTCTTATTTCTGGATTTGTAGCTGGTATGTTTATCGCCCTTGCTGGTATTGGGCAAATTACAGCTTCACAAACTCTTGCCCAAACTTTTGATGTAGGTTTTTCAAAATTTATTGGTGCTAGCATATTTCCTATTGGTCTTATGCTTTGTGTATTCACTGGAGCATCTCTTTTTACAGGAAATAGTCTTTTAACTCTTTCTTTTCTTACAAAAGATTTAAAATTTTCTAATCTTGTAAAAAATCTTACTATTGTTTGGATAGGAAATTTTTTAGGAAGTATTTTTACAGCCTATGTGGCTTTTTATGCTGGAGTTTTTAAATCTCCTATCATTCAAAAAGTTATTTTAGACACTGGAATTTCAAAAATTAGTCTTTCTTTTTCAGAGTGTGTTGCCAGTGGATTTTTCTGCAATATTCTTGTGGCTATGGGAGTTATTATGGCAATGTGTTCAACTGACGCCACTGGAAAATTTTTAGGTTGTTGGTTTCCAGTTATGCTTTTTGTACTTTGTGGTTATCAACACGTTGTTGCAAATATGTTTATAATCTATGCTGGAAAAATCCTTTCTCCTGAAAATTTTTCTATGTTAGATATTTTTATTAAGCATTTTTTACCAACTAGTATCGGAAACTTTTTATCAGGTGGAGTTTTCTTACCACTATTTTTATATTTTTCTTATTATAAAAAATAAATTTTAAATATAAAATTAGCCCTTTTGATAGTTTCATCTTAAGGGCTAATTTTTTTTAAAAAATTTTATCTAATGGTTTCCAACAATCATTATTCATATCTTCTCTATATTCTGTATCACTATAATATAAATCATTATTTTTATCTCTTACAAATGCAAAATTATAGTTGTTCCTTTTTGCAAAATTTTTAAATGCCTCAAATTTATTTTCAGCCTGAATATCTATATTTTTACTTCCATATTTATTTTCTCCACCTTTAGTTTCAATAATCCAAATACTATCATCTTCTAATTGAATTATATAGTCTGGATAAAATAATCTTTGTTTTTCAAAAAATGTTCCATAAACTACAGATAAATAATTTTGTCCACTGTCTCCATTCTTGTAAATAAATTTAACCTTATCATTATTTTCACAATACTTCTCAAATAATCTTTCACTTGTTGACCTTATCCCATCAACTATCATAGAAGTATTATATTTTTTATATACATTCTTTTCTAAATCTTTTACATATTTTTCATATGGTAAAAATCTATAATTTTCTTCCAAAGGAATTGTAAAATCTTCAACCTTATTTGATAATATTTGAGTTTGAATTTGTTTTATTCCTTCAAATCTTCTAAAATCATCTTTTAATTTATCTGCATTATTTATAATAAATGCTGTAAATTCTTTTATTGAAAGATTTAATATTTTATATCTTCCTACACCTACATCTCTTAGAAATAAAGTTCTTAAAAGAGCATTAGTTTTCTCATAGCTTAAATCTAATATTTTTTTTAGATAATCTATTCTATTTTGTTTTTCTAATCCATGATAATGTGTATTAACTTCTATCTCTAATTCTTCATAATTTGTAGAAGTCATAAGTTCTTTGGTTTCTATATACTTTCCTGTAAGATATTTAGATTTTATTTTTGTACCAAATATATATCCATATGCTTCAAGTTTTTTTAAATTTTCAGATTTTATATTTTCTAAATTATATTCATCTTTAAAAAAGTCATAAAGTTTATTTCTCATAACTTTTTCATCAAGATAATTTCCATCTTTATTTCTCAATTCTTTTTTTAATTTTATTTCTTTTAGTTCTGATTTAAGGAAAACTCTTTGAGTTTCATAACCACCAGTTTTTATGACTTCTTGTTTATACTTTTCATCAAAAGTATAAAGATAAGAACAGTCTAAAATTTCTTTTCCATAGTGCTTTGCCCTTGGCATTCTCCTTAATCTTCCTAAAGTTTGAATTTCAAATTGTTCATTCATATTTTCTCTAAGTTTTATAAGAATTTTAGCTCTTGGACAATCCCAGCCTGTTGCTAATGCTTGTTTAAATAAAAGAAAACACGGAACAGCATCATTTTTTGTAATGCTGTCTTCTCCATTAATTTCTCCTATATTTATTTTTCCAAGTTTTTTAGATTTTATTTCTTTATCTTGTTTATTTTCAGCAGAAAACCAGCTTGCAAGCATTTTATTTTCATAAGTATATCCCATACTTTTTAACTTTTCTTCCACATATTCTATTAATTTATCATTAAGATTAGGAAATTGAATAAGTACAAGTGGTCTAATATTCTCATTTTCTTCTTGATATGCTTTTAATATTTTTTTTCTGACCTCATCAGCTTTTTCTATAAGAAGACTTGTTTCACTTTCTATTCCATCAATAGTAACTTCTCCTAAATCATTATTTATCAATAAGTATTTAGTTATAAGTTCTTCAGTTATTACATCAGCTTCTTTAATCTGATAATGTTCTGTATTTTTTCTTAAATTTGGAGTAGCAGATACTCTAATTTCATATCTTGAATTTATTGCACTTATAATATCATTAGCTTTTGAAGTATTATTTTGATGTTCTTCATCAATTATAAGAATAATTTTTTGATTATTTCTTTGACTATCAGAAATTCTATTAAAAAGATTTTTCCTTTCACTATCTCTTATAGCTCTATTTGTTTTATCTGTTACCATTTCCCAGTTAATAAAATATGTAGTCCCATTTTCAAATCCAGTATTTAATATATTATGTATATTACCTGTTTTTAGAGAATGAGAATATCTTTCCATTTTTTCTTTAGATTGTTCTTCAAGCTCTCCCTTTCCTGGAGTAAACCAACAAAAAATTGTATCAGGAAAATAAGATAAATATTTTTCTATATATGCTATGAGAAGTATTGTTTTTCCACTTCCTGTAGGGCTTTCTACAAGTATCTGCGGAAAAGACAGTTCACTTGTTGTTTTTTCAAAAAGATAGTCTACACATTTATCTTGAAATTTTTTTAATTCTATTCCTATCATAATTCTCCTACCTCTCTTAATTCACTTCTGTAATAATATTCGGGAATTTCTATTTTTTTTATATTTTTTTGCTCTAATATTAACTGCTGTTCTTTAGAAGCAAATATATCTGATGAAACAAATAATCTTATATTCTCTTTCATACTTTCATTTACAATTTCATCAAATTCTTCTTCGTCTTTAATTAAAATATTGTTTATTCCATCTATTTCACACATATATTCAAGTTCTATAAGCTCTTTTACATAATTTAGCATTTTATATTTTATAGAACTTTCTTCATCTTCAGAGAATTTAGGAATAAATTCTGTCTTAAAATATTTTAAATTATGAGGAAACTCATCTTGAATTTTACTTAATCTCTGATAAGTAACTTCTTCACAAATATTATTTTCATTATTTGTACAAAGAATATACTTTCTATTTCCTCCATCTTCTTTATTAAGGTGTATTACTGTTTGTCCTGTAGTTCCTGAACCTGTAAAAAAATCTAATATTATGGCATTCTTATTTCCTATTTCTAAACATCTTTTAATTAGAGCTATTGGTTTAGGATTATCAAATATTCCTTTTTGATTAAAAATTCTTTCTAATTCTTTACTTCCTGCTGTATTTTCAGAAATATCATTCCATAAAGTATCTATCCTCTTTCATTCATTTTCTCTTTCATTCCAGTATTTTTTTTCTCTTATTCTCTTACCTTCAAAATATAATCTATTATCATTTTCTAAATTTTTTAATTTTGCATAAGTCATTCTCCAACCTTTAGGAGGACATTTCCAAACTTTCCCAGTATTATCTATATAATCATAAGTAGTTTCAGGTCCGGGATCTTTTGGTTTTTGCAAACTTACTGTAGAATATTTTCCCCTTCCATCTCCATCATCTTTATTGAACATTTTTGCTGAACTTTCTGCCAATGGTTTATAAGTATTATTTAAAATATAATTTTTTGTTTTAGAATATAAGTATAAATATTCTGTATTTACAGTAAATTTTCCTTTTTCAGTTTTACTACTTGAATTTCTTTTCCAAATAAATTTATTTATAAAATTGTATCCAAATATCTCATCACATAATAATTTTAACTGAGCATCTTCATAATCATCTAT is part of the Fusobacterium perfoetens genome and encodes:
- a CDS encoding thioredoxin family protein; the encoded protein is MMLDDELKSKLADITKIFEKKIELVVIKGEESEETQDMIEMVQDIASTSEKIFVKIFEKESLELKNKEINLEKLPAVVILDENREFSRIKYTAVPTGQELNSFILAMYNVAGPGQKINESIIERIKKIDKKLDLKIGISLDCHRCAETVQSCQRIVVENKNISLEAIDVFSHKDFKIKYDLVNVPAIIINDSKMFFGQLSIEEVVDILETL
- the ahpC gene encoding alkyl hydroperoxide reductase subunit C — its product is MSLIGKKVESFKAKAFHNGQFIDITDENMRGKWSAVVFYPADFTFVCPTELEDLANLYEDFKKENCEIYSVSTDTEYVHKAWHDSSERVKKVQYPMIADPTGKLSRMFEVMIEEEGLALRGSFIIDPEGVVQAYEVHSNGIGREASELLRKLQAAKFVRENGEVCPAKWKPGKESLKPTIDLIGKL
- a CDS encoding FAD-dependent oxidoreductase — encoded protein: MAKIYDVIVIGGGPAGLTSGIYGGRSKLDVLMIEKDNLGGQISLTDEVVNYPGMKKISGSELMKAMREQAKSFGVSFVQTEVIEVNFSQDIKKIITQSGVYEGRSVIIASGLVHKKLNFKGEEEYRGKGISYCATCDGEFFVDRDIFVIGAGFAACQEALFLTRYGKKVHIIAREPEFTCARSIADKVLTNPKIEVSFNSEVLEVSGDSLARKIKTKNNITGEVVEYSSEDGENIGVFVFVGQEPKTALYKGKIDLDDDGYILTDTRMRTNLDMIYAVGDIRQKYLRQLVTAVADGAIAISDVEKCLYDYKIKNNSNVEIKKEVQIEEKPQGVFSEEMLNLIKETTNKFKEEIELVLVKSEDDEKNKKILEVSEELGKISNKIKFKIYEANDEYLKDKISLVRLPALYLLDKDGKYARIKYSTIPIEHELESFLQAMNNIVGEEEKVRENLLERINKLDKKINVKIGVSLKCTRCPQTVRATQFIVSKNKNIDLEVIDVITHKEFKTKYDIVGVPAIVVNDKNLYFGQMNLEEMIEILEKQ
- a CDS encoding biotin/lipoyl-containing protein → MIKAYRVNVNGKVYEVEVEEITAGGQQTVAAAPAPAPVAPKPASVAPAPAPTPAPAPKAAATGEIVEAPMPGTIVDIKVKVGDTVKEGDLVAVIEAMKMETDLFSTKSGVVTAVNAGKGASVNTGDAIITL
- a CDS encoding oxaloacetate decarboxylase subunit alpha is translated as MTQLKITETSLRDGSQSLIATRLTTEEIMPIIEKMDEAGFYSMEVWGGATFDSCIRFLNEDPWERLRLIRSKVKKTKLQMLIRGQNLLGYKHYADDVVEEFVKKSIENGIDIIRAFDALNDFRNLETTISSVKKYGGHCQGCIAYTISEVHTIEYYVKKVKELEMMGVDSICIKDMAGILLPDTGYELIKAIKENTKLPVELHTHCTTGIAQILYANAIEAGVDIIDTAMSPFSGGTSQPATEVFAEILKDTERDPKLNMEVLGEIADYLKGVIDKYRKNGIMNPKVMETEPRALIYQVPGGMLSNLMSQLSGQNAMDKYEEVLREIPKVRKDLGYPPLVTPLSQMVGTQAVFNVLMKQRYKVVPKEIKDYVRGLYGKSPAPIDPEVQKIIIGNEVPTTCRPADKIGPELEKYRQEIGSLAHSMEDVLSYALFPENARKFLENKYNPKVKRVQEINIFL
- the upp gene encoding uracil phosphoribosyltransferase; the protein is MAILEIKHPLIEHKLTYLRDKNTDTKTFRENLNEIAKLMIYETTKDLELEEVEVETPIQKTKGYVLKDKAIAVVPILRAGLGMVDGILSLIPTAKVGHIGVYRDEETMKPVYYYCKLPTDIQERKVILVDPMLATGGSAIYAIDYLKREGVKNITFMCLISAPEGIAKVQEAHPDVNIYTAKIDEKLNEKCYIIPGLGDCGDRIFGTK
- the rpmE gene encoding 50S ribosomal protein L31 codes for the protein MKKDLHPEYKVVTVECTCGEKFETRSTYAKGDLKVAVCSKCHPFYTGKAKFLDTAGRVDKFNKKYNLNK
- a CDS encoding viroplasmin family protein, translated to MGKKFYSYYIPETEEIGIVDNWKDCFNKVSGTKAKYKSFLTYQEAKMWLNYMISPDTAPLPTPLFSSKKNQKFYGCYFIKEESYEIYNTWEECARSVEQFRCRYKSFKTYEEAETWCKNGAVYVTKETIKKELPEGIYFDAGTGRGNGVESKVSFKDGKSILPKFFPEENINEFGNLFLGTSKTNNYGELKALDLALDVALKENILNIFGDSALVIDYWSKGHIKNDMDYETKLLSKQVTEKRLEFESLGGTITKISGDYNPADLGFHK
- a CDS encoding TIGR02206 family membrane protein, coding for MEYISIFSKNHIFYILFFTLFYSGLIYSRKFLPQRKFEITVAVALSFVKIITYMGRYFINHEPLYALCPIHICNVSFILAVIFLIKPNLKGFQLVFYMSLGALAAILFPEAVKVFPDPFGIAFFMEHFFIIFMIFYQMIYLKFKPNLKGLFNTFIALNILAVVAYIFNNHFGTNYMFVNHKPVSASPIDYFGPWPFYILVVEFIFIGLGFICYLIFREKKQKTF
- a CDS encoding formate/nitrite transporter family protein, with product MSKSFLGPSEITSAVIAMGISRGNEKNIFKTLISGFVAGMFIALAGIGQITASQTLAQTFDVGFSKFIGASIFPIGLMLCVFTGASLFTGNSLLTLSFLTKDLKFSNLVKNLTIVWIGNFLGSIFTAYVAFYAGVFKSPIIQKVILDTGISKISLSFSECVASGFFCNILVAMGVIMAMCSTDATGKFLGCWFPVMLFVLCGYQHVVANMFIIYAGKILSPENFSMLDIFIKHFLPTSIGNFLSGGVFLPLFLYFSYYKK